The proteins below come from a single Cupriavidus pauculus genomic window:
- a CDS encoding putative zinc-binding metallopeptidase: MKTFHCTHCQSLVFFESFVCNRCHALLGYVPRDGEICAFEGGDAEGWKKLPDASGQRFKRCANFAQEAVCNWMVPADDPNPFCESCRLTRVIPSLAKPDNRLYWYRLEQAKRRLLYSLFALRLPTRFNADGGALTFQFLEDLSVTEPIMTGHHNGSIVVNVKEANDVERETTRAWAGESYRTLLGHLRHESGHFYFQQLVARTRRIGPFRKLFGDERADYAAAQKHYYEAGPPADHADRFISAYAAMHPFEDWAETWAHYLHMVDTLDTANWCGLTLQPPARQDPGTTDRTPVGRSDFQGLMARWQPLTYAMNSLNRSLGVPDAYPFSLSPAAVDKLHFVHRVIAATGRRHAV, encoded by the coding sequence ATGAAGACCTTCCACTGCACGCACTGCCAGAGTCTCGTCTTCTTCGAGAGCTTCGTTTGCAACCGCTGTCACGCGCTGCTCGGCTATGTGCCCCGCGACGGGGAGATCTGCGCGTTCGAGGGCGGCGATGCGGAAGGGTGGAAAAAACTACCGGACGCGTCCGGACAACGCTTCAAACGATGCGCCAATTTCGCGCAGGAAGCCGTCTGCAACTGGATGGTGCCCGCCGACGACCCAAACCCGTTCTGCGAATCCTGCCGGCTGACGCGCGTCATTCCCTCGCTTGCCAAGCCGGACAACCGGCTCTACTGGTATCGGCTGGAGCAGGCCAAGCGCCGCCTGCTGTATTCGCTGTTCGCGTTGCGCCTGCCCACGCGGTTCAACGCGGACGGGGGCGCGCTGACGTTCCAGTTTCTGGAGGACCTGTCCGTCACCGAGCCCATCATGACGGGCCACCACAACGGCAGCATCGTCGTCAACGTCAAGGAAGCGAACGACGTCGAGCGTGAAACCACGCGCGCGTGGGCAGGGGAGTCGTATCGGACGCTGCTCGGGCACCTGCGGCACGAGTCCGGTCACTTCTACTTCCAGCAGCTCGTGGCCCGCACCCGCCGTATCGGGCCCTTTCGCAAGCTGTTCGGCGACGAACGGGCCGACTATGCGGCCGCGCAGAAGCACTATTACGAAGCCGGGCCGCCCGCCGACCACGCCGACCGGTTCATCAGCGCCTACGCCGCGATGCATCCGTTCGAGGATTGGGCAGAGACGTGGGCGCACTACCTGCATATGGTCGATACGCTGGATACCGCGAACTGGTGCGGACTGACGTTGCAGCCGCCGGCACGGCAGGATCCCGGAACGACCGATCGCACGCCCGTGGGTCGCTCGGACTTCCAGGGCCTGATGGCCCGGTGGCAGCCGCTGACGTATGCCATGAACAGCCTCAATCGCAGCCTGGGGGTGCCCGATGCCTACCCGTTCTCGCTATCGCCGGCCGCGGTGGACAAACTGCACTTCGTCCACCGCGTGATTGCCGCAACCGGGCGGCGGCACGCCGTCTAG
- a CDS encoding sulfite exporter TauE/SafE family protein, translated as MDLNVTTILVTFLGVFLICFMKGAFGGGFAIIGIPLLSLVMDPVTAGGLLAPLFIAMDLYGLRYWKPSTWSKPDLLRLVPGLVIGIGIGYALFQVLDHRAISIVMAAVTLIFVGLWLVRGGEVVTRPRSSSKAVAAGLTSGITTMVAHSGGPPLAMYLLPLGLSKQVYAGTTSLFFTVGNLLKAIPWLALARPAGATWTLMAISLLAVPSGVWLGWRLHDRLDQRQMYRVCYGLLVVTAMKLLWDGVAG; from the coding sequence ATGGATCTCAACGTCACCACCATCCTCGTCACATTTCTCGGTGTTTTCCTGATCTGCTTCATGAAAGGCGCGTTCGGTGGGGGCTTCGCCATCATCGGCATCCCGCTGCTGTCGCTCGTGATGGATCCGGTCACGGCAGGCGGACTGCTGGCGCCGCTGTTCATCGCCATGGACCTCTACGGCCTGCGTTACTGGAAGCCGTCTACGTGGTCGAAGCCCGACCTGCTGCGGCTCGTGCCGGGGCTCGTCATCGGTATCGGCATCGGGTATGCGCTGTTCCAGGTGTTGGATCATCGCGCGATCTCCATCGTGATGGCCGCGGTAACGCTGATCTTCGTGGGCTTGTGGCTCGTGCGCGGCGGAGAGGTCGTGACGCGCCCGCGGTCTTCGTCCAAGGCGGTCGCGGCCGGCCTCACGTCGGGCATCACCACGATGGTCGCGCACTCGGGCGGGCCGCCGCTGGCGATGTACCTGCTGCCGCTCGGGCTGAGCAAGCAGGTCTATGCGGGAACGACGAGCCTGTTCTTTACCGTGGGCAACCTGCTCAAGGCCATTCCATGGCTGGCACTGGCCAGGCCGGCGGGTGCCACCTGGACGCTGATGGCCATCAGCCTGCTCGCGGTGCCGTCAGGCGTCTGGCTCGGATGGCGCCTGCACGACCGGCTGGATCAGCGGCAGATGTACAGGGTGTGCTATGGGCTGCTGGTGGTGACCGCGATGAAGCTGCTCTGGGATGGGGTCGCAGGATAG